Proteins co-encoded in one Chrysemys picta bellii isolate R12L10 chromosome 13, ASM1138683v2, whole genome shotgun sequence genomic window:
- the ACIN1 gene encoding apoptotic chromatin condensation inducer in the nucleus isoform X3, whose translation MRSDGTESVPDVLDVFRVRTDAPEPFWTSLPGPVPQPESSRGMTESPEAHFRVRDGAGADRSESGKTRRAEAGTSGWAKGAEWRRKEPKSRAGRPGAGRASPERAEVRPEVAERALAGRGRRPAAAPHKMADGEEVTLDGRPLQALRVADLKAALQQRGLAKSGQKSALIKRLRGALMLENLQKHSTLHATFQPNSQSKGWNPGILPPHPLISLQIGEEMSQNSFIKQYLEKQHELLQQRLQREAREAAELEASGKSYPISRERNDSDEEGTRRQERRSTRVRQARAAKPPEGTQAVGPEEREAPPRGRRSVPRPTLKLEEEEDDEEDDEEEEDEEDDEEEDDEEEEAKAPEGKEASRRMGEAWAPGPQASSSPQEIRGSRQEKGGLMAPAPQQTGVPRFPAPQEVGGARSLAPEEVGGPEAQRMGVLRSPGPQGKGSAQALAPQETEGPRAPEPQERGVTRPLEPQGSGTAVTPAPQEKGKPSPPAPQEKGEPSLPDAQEKGEPSPMAPQKKEEPSLPAPHEKGEPSLPAPHKKGESSPTAPHKKGEPSLPAPHKKGKSSPTAPQAKGEPSLPAPHEKGEPSPPASQAKGEASPPAHQAKGEPSPPAPHEKGEPSPPAHQAKGEPRPPAHQEKGQPSPTAPQAKGEPSPPAPQAKGEPCPPAHQEKGQPSPTAPPLEDSSEKKGAAELQEDKGAPQEEAEEPPEISQEGGASAIASSPAPPQLSEGEAPMAPPGEDEPPPPLLTKEVPPSQKRPPGTHPASPSPPPQRRRRGGSDSDSDSDSTSSGSRSSRSESPTRKRQASRSSSSSSRKSRSPDASQAGPSSPRTKEPSPAGQQEAPESPMAEGRPAPQRRPSHGHRHSPLSQQGGSETLGGPARAVPTGDPPHQAEQRQRRSSQEEKEEVPMELEPQQAGASPPDGPPTQPPGPDERPDGGPEDEERKESIRPSGRTCQRDAERETESGRGGGEHEPRRPGGPSPQLRGTPGDTAPVQLRWDVVCMWGQGICCSWTLAPGVSRLMGLSKDLGVISRPPRSLIALGVSRLVDLLQTPLLLTCAPPKGLRCQEPPLLLGLTPRTSSSQGSPPPPWGLCCSWDSLQGPPAPRVSAAPGTRSKDLRPPGSLLLMGLAPRTSGPQGLCCSWDSLQGPPAPRVSAAHGTRSKDLRPPGVSSSPRGQNSAAQGMSSEDLHLLGVPATHESFQGSPAPGVSVALRPYQDLRPPGLSSSSGVSVALRPCQDLQLLGFSSPLGVSIALRMSGPRSLRCSWDFFQGPPAPGLLLHSGGLLPLRTCSKDLQPLGCSSTPGVSSPSGLAPRTSSPWGSPPPRGSPPPQDLLQGPPAPGVLLHPGGLRCSQDLFQGPPAPGARSLGTLHPAPRRRTAPIFVLSPPGHQPALGSSATTTLSLAAPPRPSKPGRAHCDWTGRCLATLGTAVRLADEGRPRCEMAAAQHKAFKRKISVVSAKGAAAGNSDTEGGQSGGRKRRWGSSTAATQKKPSISITTESLKSLIPEMKPVAGQEAVVDLHADDSRISEDEGERHGEPPAHEKGLKICRTVTQVVPAEGQENGQGEEEEEEEKEPEEEQPEAPQVTAELPLPPPVEHEVKKVTLSDTLTRRSISQQRSGVSITIDDPVRTAQLPSPPRAKPSPIVHICNLVRPFTLGQLKELLGRTGTLVEEAFWIDKIKSHCYVTYSTVEEAVLTRNALHGVKWPQSNPKFLSADFAEQDELDFHRGLLPERAVEAAAAPGAGPAGGRGGRRSAPRERSREPERAAREQWAEREREMERRERTRAEREWDRDKVREGPRSRSRERRRKEPPKAKEKKGEKKEKAPEEPPAKLLDDLFRKTKAAPCIYWLPLTDTQFVQKQAERAARARERERRRKELEEEELRQRERSRQAERDKRREHSRERGAGGAPGGASGTERGGRERREAKRHSRSRSRSTPVRDRGGRR comes from the exons ATGCGCAGTGACGGAACCGAGTCGGTGCCGGACGTGCTCGATGTTTTCCGAGTAAGGACGGATGCACCCGAGCCCTTCTGGACCTCACTTCCAGGTCCCGTGCCGCAACCCGAAAGCTCCCGAGGAATGACGGAAAGTCCCGAAGCGCACTTCCGGGTGCGCGATGGCGCCGGCGCGGACCGAAGCGAGTCCGGAAAGACCCGAAGAGCCGAGGCGGGGACTTCCGGGTGGGCGAAGGGCGCCGAGTGGCGCCGGAAAGAGCCGAAGTCGCGCGCGGGGCGGCCCGGAGCCGGCCGAGCGTCTCCGGAAAGAGCCGAAGTACGGCCGGAAGTTGCCGAGCGGGCCCTGGCCGGGCGAGGGAGGAGGCCGGCAGCGGCGCCACACAAGATGGCGGACGGGGAGGAGGTGACTCTGGACGGGAGGCCGCTGCAGGCGCTGCGGGTCGCCGACCTGAAGGCGGCCCTGCAGCAGCGCGGCCTGGCCAAGAGCGGCCAGAAGAGCGCGCTCATCAAGCGGCTCCGCGGG GCCCTGATGCTCGAGAACCTCCAGAAGCACTCAACCCTGCACGCCACCTTCCAGCCCAACTCCCAG agcaagggatggaacccaggcatcctgccccCTCACCCTCTCATCTCCCTGCAGATCGGCGAGGAGATGAGCCAGAACAGCTTCATCAAGCAATACCTGGAGAAGCAGCacgagctgctgcagcagcggctgcagaGGGAGGCGCGGGAGGCAGCCGAATTGgagg CCTCCGGGAAGAGCTACCCCATCTCCCGAGAGAGAAACGACTCCGACGAGGAGGGAACCAGGAGGCAGGAGCGCCGCTCCACCCGGGTCAGGCAG gcCAGAGCCGCCAAGCCCCCAGAGGGCACCCAGGCCGTGGggccggaggagcgggaggcGCCCCCTAGGGGCCGGAGGAGCGTGCCACGGCCCACTCTgaagctggaggaggaagaggacgacGAAGAGGacgacgaggaggaggaagacgagGAGGAcgatgaggaggaggacgacgaggaggaggaagcaaaGGCTCCGGAGGGGAAGGAGGCTTCCCGGAGGATGGGGGAAGCCTGGGCCCCAGGCCCTCAGGCGAGCAGCTCACCCCAGGAAATCAGGGGGTCCCGGCAGGAGAAGGGGGGGCTCATGGCCCCAGCACCCCAACAGACAGGAGTGCCCAGATTCCCAGCAccccaggaagtgggaggggccagATCTCTAGCACCCGAAGAAGTGGGGGGGCCTGAGGCCCAGAGAATGGGGGTCCTCAGATCACCAGGGCCCCAAGGAAAGGGGTCAGCCCAGGCCCTGGCACCCCAGGAAACAGAGGGGCCCAGAGCTCCGGagccccaggaaaggggggtgaCCAGGCCCTTGGAACCCCAGGGAAGTGGGACAGCTGTGACTCCAGCCCCCCAGGAGAAGGGGAAGCCCAGTCCACCGGCTCCCCAGGAGAAGGGGGAGCCCAGCCTGCCAGACGCCCAGGAAAAGGGAGAGCCCAGCCCAATGGCCCCCCAGAAAAAGGAGGAGCCCAGCCTGCCAGCGCCCcacgagaagggggagcccagcctgccagccccccacAAGAAGGGGGAGTCCAGCCCGACGGCCCCTCACAAGAAGGGGGagcccagcctgccagccccccacAAGAAGGGGAAGTCCAGTCCAACAGCCCCCCAGGCAAAGGGGGagcccagcctgccagccccccacgagaagggggagcccagcccacCAGCCTCCCAGGCAAAGGGGGAGGCCAGCCCGCCAGCCCACCAGGCAAAGGGGGAGCCCAGCCCGCCAGCCCCCCATGAGAAGGGGGAGCCCAGCCCGCCGGCCCACCAGGCAAAGGGGGAGCCCCGTCCGCCGGCCCACCAGGAGAAGGGGCAGCCCAGTCCAACGGCCCCCCAGGCAAAGGGGGAGCCCAGCCCGCCAGCCCCCCAGGCAAAGGGGGAGCCCTGTCCGCCGGCCCACCAGGAGAAGGGGCAGCCCAGCCCAACGGCTCCCCCTCTGGAGGATTCTTCAGAGAAGAAGGGAGCGGCTGAGCTCCAGGAAGACAAGGGGGCCccccaggaggaggcagaggagccCCCTGAGATCTCACAGGAAGGGGGGGcgtctgccatcgccagctccccagcccctccccagctgtcgGAAGGGGAGGCACCAATGGCCCCCCCTGGGGAGgatgagccccctcccccactgctgacCAAGGAGGTCCCCCCCAGTCAGAAAAGGCCGCCGGGGACTCACCCAGcatcaccttcccctcccccgcagcgccGGCGGAGGGGCGGGTCcgactcagactccgactcagaCTCCACTTCCTCCGGATCCCGCTCCAGCCGCTCCGAGTCGCCCACCAGGAAGCGCCAGGCCTCGcgctccagctccagcagcagcagaaag TCGCGCAGCCCTGACGCCTCGCAGGCCGGCCCCAGCTCCCCACGCACCAAAGAGCCCTCCCCAGCAGGACAGCAGGAAGCGCCAGAGAGTCCCATGGCAGAGGGCAGACCGGCCCCCCAGAGACGCCCCAGCCACGGGCACCGGCACAGCCCGTTGTCGCAGCAG GGTGGCTCAGAGACCCTGgggggcccagccagggcagTGCCCACGGGGGACCCGCCGCaccaggcagagcagaggcagcgtAGGAG TAgccaggaggagaaggaggaggtgccTATGGAGTTGGAGCCCCAGCAGGCAGGCGCTAGTCCCCCGGACGgcccccccactcagccccccggcCCCGATGAGCGCCCTGACGGGGGGCCCGAGgacgaggagaggaaagag AGCATCCGGCCCAGCGGGCGCACGTGCCAGAGAGATgcggagagagagacagagagcgggcgggggggaggggagcatgaaCCCCGGCGTCCGGGCGGTCCAAGCCCCCAGCTGCGTGGCACCCCTGGAGACACAGCTCCTGTGCAGCTCCGCTGGGATGTCGTCTGCATGTGGGGCCAGGGCATCTGCTGCTCATGGACCTTGGCCCCTGGGGTCTCCAGGCTGATGGGACTATCCAAGGACCTGGGGGTCATCTCCAGGCCCCCAAGGTCACTGATAGCCCTGGGGGTCTCCAGGCTGGTGGATTTACTGCAAACCCCTCTGTTACTGACCTGCGCCCCCCCCAAGGGTCTGCGCTGCCAGGAGCCTCCGCTGCTCCTGGGACTCACTCCAAGGACCTCCAGCTCCCAGGGGTCTCCTCCGCCCCCCTggggtctctgctgctcctgggaCTCGCTCCAAGGACCTCcagcccccagggtctctgctgctcctgggaCTCGCTCCAAGGAC CTCCggcccccagggtctctgctgcTCATGGGACTCGCTCCAAGGACCTCCggcccccagggtctctgctgcTCATGGGACTCGCTCCAAGGACCTCCGGCCCCCAGAGTCTCTGCTGCTCATGGGACTCGCTCCAAGGACCTCCGGCCCCCGGGTGTTTCCTCCAGCCCCCGGGGGCAGAACTCAGCTGCTCAAGGGATGAGCTCTGAAGACCTTCATCTCCTGGGGGTCCCTGCAACTCACGAGTCATTCCAAGGATCTCCAGCCCCTGGGGTCTCCGTTGCTCTCAGACCATACCAGGACCTCCGGCCCCCAggcctctcctccagctctggaGTCTCCGTTGCTCTCAGACCATGCCAGGATCTCCAGCTCCTGGGCTTCTCCTCCCCCCTGGGAGTCTCCATTGCTCTCAGGATGTCTGGgccccgcagtctccgctgctcTTGGGACTTTTTCCAAGGACCTCCAGCCCCTGGGTTGCTCCTCCACTCCGGGGGTCTCCTCCCCCTCAGGACTTGCTCCAAGGACCTCCAGCCCCTGGGTTGCTCCTCCACCCCGGGGGTCTCCTCCCCCTCAGGACTTGCTCCAAGGAcctccagcccctggggttcTCCTCCACCCCGGGGGTCTCCTCCCCCTCAGGACTTGCTCCAAGGAcctccagcccctggggttcTCCTCCACCCCGGGGGTCTCCGTTGCTCTCAGGACTTGTTCCAAGGACCTCCAGCCCCGGGGGCCCGCTCTCTTGGGACTCTCCACCCAGCCCCCCGCCGGCGGACGGCTCCCATCTTTGTCCTCTCTCCTCCGGGACACCAGCCAGCACTAGGTTCCTCCGCCACCACCACCTTGTCTCttgccgccccgccccgcccctccaaACCTGGGAGGGCGCATTGCGATTGGACCGGCCGTTGCCTAGCTACCCTGGGCACTGCGGTGCGATTGGCCGACGAAGGACGCCCCAGGTGTGAGATG GCCGCGGCGCAGCACAAGGCCTTCAAGAGGAAGATCTCCGTCGTAT CGGCCAAGGGGGCAGCGGCGGGGAACAGTGACACGGAGGGCGGCCAGTCGGGGGGGCGCAAGCGGCGCTGGGGGTCCAGCACGGCTGCCACCCAGAAGAAGCCGTCCATCAGCATCACGACAGAGTCGCTTAAG AGCCTGATACCTGAGATGAAGCCGGTGGCGGGGCAGGAGGCGGTGGTGGATCTCCACGCCGACGACTCCCGCATCTCGGAGGACGAGGGGGAGCGCCATGGGGAGCCACCGGCCCACGAGAAGGGACTCAAGATCTGCCGGACCGTCACGCAG GTGGTGCCAGCTGAGGGGCAGGAGAACGGGCagggcgaggaggaagaggaggaggagaaggagcctgaggaagagcagcctgaggcCCCCCAGGTCACAGCAGAGTTGCCATTGCCCCCACCTGTGGAGCACGAAGTCAAGAAAG TGACACTCAGCGACACCCTGACGCGCCGCTCCATCAGCCAGCAGCGCTCGGGCGTCTCCATCACCATCGATGACCCCGTGCGCACGGCCCAGCTCCCGTCACCCCCCCGCGCCAAGCCGAGCCCCATCGTGCACATCTGCAACCTg GTGCGGCCCTTCACGCTGGGCCAGTTGAAGGAGCTGCTGGGCCGGACGGGGACACTGGTGGAAGAAGCCTTCTGGATTGACAAGATCAAATCGCACTGCTACGTCACA taCTCCACGGTGGAGGAGGCGGTGCTGACCCGCAACGCCCTGCACGGGGTTAAGTGGCCCCAGTCCAACCCCAAGTTCCTGTCCGCCGACTTCGCCGAGCAGGACGAG cTGGACTTCCACCGGGGGCTGCTGCCGGAGCGGGCGGTGGAAGCAGCGGCggccccgggggccgggccggccggTGGGCGCGGGGGCCGGCGCTCAGCCCCCCGGGAGCGCTCGCGGGAGCCAGAGCGGGCAGCGCGGGAGCAGTGGGCGGAGCGGGAGCGGGAGATGGAGCGGCGGGAGCGCACGCGGGCTGAGCGCGAGTGGGACCGTGACAAGGTGCGCGAGGGGCCCCGCTCCCGTTCCCGCGAGCGCCGCCGCAAGGAGCCGCCCAAGGCCAAGGAGAAGAAGGGCGAGAAGAAAG agaAAGCCCCAGAGGAGCCTCCCGCAAAGCTGCTGGACGATCTCTTCCGCAAGACCAAGGCCGCCCCCTGCATCTACTGGCTGCCTTTGACCGACACCCAG TTCGTGCAGAAGCAGGCGGAGCGGGCAGCCCGGGCGCGGGAGCGGGAGCGGCGCCGCAAGgagttggaggaggaggagttgcgCCAGCGGGAGCGGAGCCGCCAGGCTGAGCGGGACAAGCGACGCGAGCACAGCCGGGAGCGGGGGGCCGGGGGCGCCCCAGGGGGGGCCAGCGGTACCGAGCGGGGGGGCCGGGAGCGCCGCGAGGCCAAGAGGCacagccggagccggagccgcagCACCCCAGTGAGGGACCGCGGGGGGCGCCGCTGA